One Thermodesulfovibrio thiophilus DSM 17215 genomic window carries:
- the tadA gene encoding tRNA adenosine(34) deaminase TadA, translated as MDELAYDIYFMKEALKEAQKAYEKEEVPVGAVLVINNEIVTRAHNIKETTNDPTAHAEILAIRQAGMILGAWRLTESTLYVTKEPCIMCAGALVNARLKRLVYGCDDKKGGGVRSLYNIIDDPRLNHHVEITRGILEDQCIHILQKFFKKLRKHQ; from the coding sequence GTGGACGAACTGGCTTATGACATCTATTTCATGAAAGAGGCATTAAAAGAGGCACAGAAGGCATACGAGAAGGAAGAAGTCCCAGTTGGTGCTGTTTTGGTAATAAACAATGAGATAGTTACAAGAGCTCATAATATAAAAGAAACAACAAATGATCCTACAGCTCATGCAGAGATTTTAGCGATAAGACAAGCTGGAATGATTCTAGGTGCATGGAGACTAACGGAGTCAACTCTTTATGTAACAAAAGAGCCATGTATTATGTGTGCTGGAGCATTGGTTAATGCAAGACTTAAAAGACTTGTTTATGGATGTGATGATAAAAAAGGTGGAGGAGTAAGGAGTCTTTACAATATTATTGATGATCCACGTCTTAATCATCATGTTGAAATTACAAGAGGCATTCTTGAAGACCAATGCATACACATTTTACAGAAATTTTTTAAAAAACTAAGAAAACATCAATAA